A stretch of the Leptospira kirschneri serovar Cynopteri str. 3522 CT genome encodes the following:
- a CDS encoding TolC family protein, whose product MKRKYHTLILGLALLMSFFSSKIRSESVKQPPIKITLDQAVLIGSSNSVVLKVLEAKKEVSKMLITEKWREFLPKFGIQYYGLRNQNVNSADNIYNDIRLTVQQLIFDGGEANLNLEIAKLSELLNEQDFKINLSRLRLDIQKAYFRALALKGKVFIQKKAQEKAQEALRKGQVELRQGFITKVQLMDLESKLKQTEFNVQKSKNDSDQALLDLKQVMNLDYYAEIELNESIFFDFIINAPPNTHNLDELISKAKNGREDLKKMQIIVKKLKNEKEVLDNQYMPKVYVGAYAGRNGNNNQFTHDSYGVNFNLVMPLGSSVVQSNGNTGVQKDGNGIQTYPGFGNQTVGPGTNSYNSTSVRLFDNLSQSRKAMEGEIQLAEALLNYRNMENQVGFEIKKSVDKLNQSWELINIANSRINLQVESGRAMAAKVAYGHAKKEDQINSELEMIKSQEDLTDALTSYAINCYEYAQVTTDEGGLRKLIQYSKGSGNSILSNLIKNQETGSKPKK is encoded by the coding sequence ATGAAAAGAAAATATCACACCTTAATTCTAGGTTTAGCGCTCTTAATGTCTTTTTTTTCATCGAAGATCCGATCCGAATCTGTAAAACAACCTCCGATAAAAATAACTTTGGATCAAGCCGTACTCATAGGCTCCAGCAATAGTGTGGTCCTTAAAGTGTTAGAAGCCAAAAAAGAAGTAAGTAAAATGTTGATTACTGAAAAATGGAGAGAGTTTCTTCCTAAATTTGGAATTCAATACTACGGCCTTAGAAATCAAAACGTAAATTCAGCGGATAATATATACAACGATATTCGTTTAACGGTTCAGCAATTGATTTTTGACGGCGGAGAAGCGAATCTCAATTTGGAAATCGCAAAGTTATCCGAACTACTCAACGAACAAGATTTTAAAATCAATCTTTCCAGGCTTCGTCTAGACATCCAAAAAGCGTATTTCAGAGCGTTAGCATTAAAAGGAAAAGTTTTTATTCAAAAAAAAGCTCAGGAAAAAGCCCAAGAAGCACTTCGAAAAGGACAAGTAGAATTAAGACAAGGATTTATCACAAAAGTTCAATTAATGGATTTAGAAAGTAAATTAAAACAAACCGAGTTTAACGTGCAAAAATCTAAAAACGACAGCGATCAAGCCTTGTTAGACTTAAAACAAGTCATGAACTTAGATTATTACGCAGAAATCGAACTGAACGAAAGTATATTCTTTGACTTTATCATCAATGCACCACCTAACACACATAATTTGGATGAACTAATTTCTAAAGCAAAAAACGGTCGGGAAGATTTGAAAAAAATGCAAATCATCGTTAAAAAGTTAAAAAACGAAAAGGAAGTATTAGACAATCAATATATGCCCAAAGTTTACGTAGGCGCCTACGCTGGAAGAAACGGAAATAACAACCAATTTACACACGATAGTTACGGGGTTAATTTCAATCTAGTGATGCCATTGGGTAGCAGCGTGGTTCAGTCCAACGGAAACACTGGGGTTCAAAAAGACGGAAACGGGATTCAGACCTATCCCGGATTTGGAAATCAAACCGTGGGTCCCGGAACAAACAGTTATAACTCCACCTCCGTTCGATTATTTGACAATTTAAGTCAATCTAGAAAAGCGATGGAAGGTGAGATACAACTTGCCGAAGCATTATTAAATTATCGTAATATGGAAAACCAAGTTGGATTCGAAATTAAAAAAAGTGTAGATAAGCTCAATCAATCCTGGGAACTCATCAACATCGCCAATTCAAGAATCAATCTTCAGGTAGAATCCGGAAGAGCAATGGCCGCAAAGGTAGCATACGGTCATGCGAAAAAAGAAGATCAGATCAATTCCGAATTAGAAATGATCAAATCCCAAGAAGATCTCACGGACGCATTAACTTCCTACGCGATCAACTGTTATGAGTACGCTCAAGTCACAACGGACGAAGGTGGCTTAAGAAAATTGATCCAATACTCCAAAGGTTCGGGGAACTCGATATTATCCAATCTGATTAAAAACCAAGAAACGGGATCTAAGCCCAAAAAATAG
- a CDS encoding efflux RND transporter periplasmic adaptor subunit, translating into MIIKFLKSKFGKFFLLSIAAYFIISLFLTRLAKNSQSKMLKNSVSMLTKPLSFSLSSPNQSEEMFSSEEESQNLMSVLAMNVIKESITPTVEASGMIDFIEKVDVYSKVSGRIEKIYFKEGEEISQNQRLFKMETLPLELELLKQESTLESSKSQVKLAKEKYLKAKNNVLAKIQEYEKSLSVLEKSKQEYEKAKNSFAGIEEIYNAGGFSKEEFENAKLNLNSRETAYQIAEKDVEIRSIGLTDKDILRNNYKLPQTKEERTAILEEINSLIEKAEWEVAEGVYKSHEAQVNSTKMMLKESLVFSPLTGVISKQFKTEGEILSGSGPGQHVVSVINVKQVYAVLNIPESESISLKKGMKVSFLADVYKGQQFQGTVQLLSPIVDQKSHTVEIKALVDNKNKLLKPGMFIRANITTGQEQPTIRIPSNAVVLNEDGTTGIVCVARNGKSYRNEVKLGSQSEGKIVISEGLTEGDVVLLERISQLRDGMPVNPYFDKR; encoded by the coding sequence TTGATCATTAAATTTTTAAAGTCTAAGTTCGGAAAATTTTTTCTGTTATCTATAGCAGCGTATTTTATCATTTCTCTTTTTTTAACTCGCCTCGCGAAAAACTCTCAAAGTAAAATGTTAAAAAATTCGGTTTCTATGTTAACGAAACCACTTTCCTTTTCACTTTCTTCTCCCAATCAATCCGAAGAAATGTTTTCATCAGAAGAAGAATCACAAAATCTAATGTCCGTTTTGGCAATGAACGTAATTAAAGAATCCATTACACCTACGGTAGAAGCCTCAGGAATGATAGACTTTATAGAAAAAGTGGACGTTTATTCTAAAGTATCCGGAAGAATCGAAAAAATTTATTTTAAAGAAGGGGAAGAAATTTCTCAAAATCAAAGACTATTTAAAATGGAAACCTTACCGCTGGAACTTGAATTGCTCAAACAGGAATCTACTCTAGAAAGTTCCAAGTCACAGGTAAAATTAGCCAAAGAAAAATATCTGAAAGCAAAAAACAACGTACTCGCTAAAATTCAGGAATACGAAAAGTCTCTTTCCGTTTTAGAAAAATCAAAACAAGAATACGAAAAAGCAAAAAATTCTTTTGCAGGTATAGAAGAAATCTACAACGCAGGAGGATTTAGCAAGGAAGAATTTGAAAACGCTAAACTAAATTTAAACTCCAGAGAAACCGCCTATCAAATCGCGGAAAAGGACGTGGAAATCAGAAGTATCGGTTTAACAGACAAAGATATATTAAGAAATAATTATAAACTTCCTCAGACAAAAGAGGAACGAACCGCAATACTCGAAGAGATCAATAGCCTAATAGAAAAAGCGGAATGGGAAGTAGCAGAAGGTGTCTATAAATCTCATGAAGCACAAGTAAACTCCACAAAAATGATGCTCAAAGAATCTTTAGTATTTTCACCTCTTACTGGAGTAATTTCAAAACAATTCAAAACCGAAGGAGAAATTCTAAGCGGCTCTGGACCGGGACAACACGTCGTATCCGTAATCAACGTCAAACAAGTATACGCGGTTCTAAACATTCCAGAATCAGAATCTATTAGCTTAAAAAAAGGAATGAAGGTTTCCTTTTTAGCGGACGTTTATAAAGGCCAACAATTTCAAGGTACGGTCCAATTATTAAGTCCTATAGTAGATCAAAAAAGCCACACTGTAGAAATCAAAGCCTTAGTGGACAATAAAAATAAACTTCTAAAACCGGGAATGTTTATCAGAGCAAATATCACCACCGGCCAGGAACAACCTACAATACGAATTCCAAGCAACGCAGTCGTGTTAAACGAAGACGGAACTACAGGAATTGTTTGTGTAGCTCGCAATGGAAAAAGTTATAGAAACGAAGTCAAACTGGGATCTCAGAGTGAAGGTAAAATCGTAATTTCGGAAGGTTTAACGGAAGGTGACGTTGTACTTCTTGAAAGAATATCACAACTCAGGGACGGTATGCCCGTAAACCCTTACTTCGACAAACGATGA
- a CDS encoding tetratricopeptide repeat protein: MNKLDSKSLILKTRLSFFLLLTTFCLFFSDCGPSEKEMEVMYQKGISLFIANKRDEALKIFKDLYKENENYKDVKFMLGKLLYYNRRFQEAEKIFQEISDKDDTDYNALGWLIKTQFAETPLKKDLTDNLEKYLSKNSENIEILFISAKLLEETGKSDQAIIAYQKIISQTQLIAFSHTQLRNIYSIAKLDKKAAYHHQKFLDLTGQTDVSEK; this comes from the coding sequence GTGAATAAATTGGATTCTAAAAGTTTAATATTAAAAACTAGGCTTTCATTTTTTCTTTTACTAACTACATTCTGTTTATTCTTTTCAGATTGTGGACCTTCTGAAAAAGAAATGGAAGTAATGTATCAAAAAGGAATTTCTCTTTTTATAGCTAACAAACGAGACGAAGCCCTCAAGATTTTTAAAGACTTATATAAAGAAAATGAAAATTACAAAGACGTAAAGTTTATGTTAGGTAAACTTTTGTATTATAATCGCAGATTTCAGGAAGCGGAAAAAATTTTTCAGGAAATCTCGGATAAAGACGACACCGATTACAATGCATTAGGTTGGTTAATTAAAACTCAATTTGCCGAAACTCCTCTAAAAAAAGACTTAACCGATAATCTTGAAAAATACTTATCTAAAAATTCAGAAAATATAGAGATTCTATTTATAAGCGCCAAACTTTTAGAAGAAACCGGGAAATCGGATCAGGCAATTATAGCTTATCAAAAGATTATTTCTCAAACTCAACTGATCGCATTCTCTCATACCCAATTGAGAAACATATATTCAATTGCTAAATTAGATAAAAAAGCTGCTTACCATCATCAGAAATTTTTAGATCTTACAGGACAAACAGACGTTTCGGAAAAATAA
- a CDS encoding lipoprotein yields the protein MNRIIYKIIILIFTNIILSGCVIFGNKTARAAEKAATVKANYQIGYIENRDFRFDPFRIKNFISLLKFEIIRNGNGLVEEESETSKTNPPTSVATNNPMLQNPEATTTPPSTPIAPTTTTPETPKPTATASTEVKDSKRIFMENEIKNLSSKVNFDYYLQGSFGMSDNGSILDRNFTTLIFLDVHDKTGKLVKSVSYTQDSKNFSDADDLKQASISLVDKIMKKSEEK from the coding sequence ATGAATCGAATAATTTATAAAATTATAATATTAATTTTTACAAATATAATACTAAGCGGCTGCGTGATCTTTGGCAATAAAACTGCTAGAGCCGCAGAAAAAGCGGCAACGGTAAAAGCCAACTATCAAATCGGTTATATAGAAAACCGAGACTTTCGTTTTGATCCGTTCCGTATTAAAAATTTTATAAGTTTATTAAAATTTGAAATTATTAGAAACGGAAACGGTCTTGTAGAAGAAGAATCCGAAACCTCTAAAACAAATCCACCAACTTCTGTTGCTACAAATAATCCTATGTTACAAAATCCGGAAGCCACAACGACACCCCCGTCTACTCCGATTGCCCCTACTACAACTACACCGGAAACTCCCAAACCAACGGCTACTGCTTCAACCGAAGTTAAGGATTCCAAACGAATTTTTATGGAGAATGAAATCAAGAATTTGTCTTCTAAAGTAAATTTCGATTATTATCTACAAGGTTCTTTTGGAATGTCGGATAACGGAAGTATTTTAGATCGAAACTTTACGACTCTGATTTTTCTAGACGTTCACGATAAAACAGGAAAACTAGTAAAATCCGTTTCTTATACTCAAGATTCAAAAAATTTCTCCGACGCAGACGATTTAAAACAGGCAAGCATTAGCCTGGTAGATAAGATAATGAAAAAATCCGAAGAAAAATAA
- a CDS encoding Ig-like domain-containing protein has product MTYTFKNHKRISIIQFCIRISFFIFVVLNLDCQDTGEKLLGLGALWGDPPPEVIFSSPVSGTDSLPSTQKFDVGFSREMNMQSCRIAFSMSPQTTGFFTELNGTVLTFAPSIPLNPGSYTYTVTKNCEDKAGIDLKDPFSASITIGNASAAGLSPSISGMFVYAGNAPVCNAGTATMTDFFAGNVTTTCMGNPLVNQIVVNFSRPMNTTATLNALSISPTVSANYVWNSPNTLTIQPDFAFNSNQRYIVNFGTGAKDQNGIALSGNTVGTFFVGTANAGPNINTITVPTGSLAGCQAGIGIPTDIIATTVNNGCLGNPNTQSIVFNFNTPMNTAVTQAAIGISPPISGTFVWSAGNQTLVFTTDSKLEYGTRYTISIGTSAQAANQTNFTTPVSASFIAGGNNPNPIVQAIGLVSQVGAPGCAPSFPAIGSAIGGNWTAASCWWDNSLPVLQPSSYRFEGGDEGNNNAASCNNKTTDDFRLVFNNYMNLGSTIGSVSLSRESGASTVIRLSSWNWSDCQAVYPFGCRVLDLRFSEMESSCGGVNEFGSSADFNLTNAKFDFSANNGAIPYPAIPTSPNYPIYTIQVSGAATDILGRPLAPFSFSAVSQ; this is encoded by the coding sequence ATGACTTACACGTTTAAAAACCATAAGAGAATTTCCATCATCCAATTTTGTATTCGGATTTCGTTTTTTATCTTCGTTGTTCTAAATTTGGACTGTCAAGATACGGGAGAAAAACTTTTAGGACTGGGGGCTTTATGGGGAGATCCACCTCCAGAAGTTATCTTCAGTAGTCCTGTTTCAGGCACTGATAGCCTTCCATCCACACAGAAATTTGACGTTGGGTTTAGTAGAGAAATGAATATGCAAAGTTGTAGGATTGCATTCAGTATGTCTCCGCAAACCACTGGTTTTTTTACGGAACTAAATGGAACCGTTCTTACGTTTGCACCATCTATACCTTTAAATCCAGGAAGTTATACTTATACAGTAACTAAAAACTGTGAAGACAAAGCTGGTATAGATCTCAAAGATCCTTTCAGTGCCTCTATTACTATTGGAAACGCTAGTGCTGCAGGACTGTCGCCTTCCATAAGCGGAATGTTTGTTTATGCTGGAAATGCACCAGTTTGTAATGCTGGAACCGCTACAATGACCGATTTTTTTGCAGGCAACGTGACTACTACCTGTATGGGAAATCCATTAGTAAATCAGATTGTTGTAAACTTTTCTAGACCGATGAACACTACTGCAACGTTAAACGCTCTTTCGATTAGCCCCACGGTATCCGCAAACTACGTTTGGAATTCTCCCAATACTTTAACGATCCAACCAGATTTCGCTTTTAATTCCAACCAGAGATATATAGTCAATTTTGGTACGGGTGCCAAAGATCAAAATGGAATCGCTCTTAGTGGAAATACAGTAGGCACATTTTTTGTAGGGACTGCAAACGCAGGTCCGAACATAAACACGATCACAGTTCCAACCGGCAGTTTAGCAGGATGTCAAGCTGGAATCGGTATTCCTACGGACATTATAGCAACAACTGTAAACAATGGTTGTTTAGGAAATCCGAATACACAATCCATCGTATTTAATTTTAACACTCCTATGAATACAGCGGTGACACAAGCCGCGATCGGCATCTCACCTCCAATTAGCGGAACTTTTGTTTGGTCCGCCGGAAATCAAACCTTGGTATTTACTACGGATTCAAAATTGGAATACGGAACCAGATATACCATTTCGATTGGGACATCCGCCCAAGCCGCCAATCAAACAAACTTTACCACACCGGTATCGGCCAGCTTTATCGCGGGTGGAAATAATCCGAATCCAATTGTACAAGCAATTGGTCTCGTAAGTCAAGTAGGAGCACCTGGTTGTGCTCCATCCTTTCCTGCAATCGGAAGCGCTATTGGTGGAAACTGGACCGCTGCATCTTGTTGGTGGGACAACAGTTTACCGGTTTTACAACCTAGCAGTTATCGTTTCGAAGGTGGGGACGAAGGAAATAACAACGCCGCTTCGTGTAACAACAAAACAACGGACGACTTCCGACTTGTATTTAATAATTATATGAACTTAGGAAGTACAATAGGGTCAGTCTCCTTATCCAGAGAATCTGGAGCTTCTACAGTAATTCGTTTATCTAGTTGGAACTGGAGCGACTGCCAAGCCGTTTATCCTTTTGGATGTAGGGTTTTAGATCTTAGATTTTCGGAAATGGAATCCAGTTGTGGAGGTGTAAACGAATTCGGAAGTTCCGCAGATTTTAATCTCACAAACGCAAAGTTTGACTTTAGCGCCAATAATGGAGCCATTCCTTATCCGGCAATTCCTACATCGCCGAACTATCCAATTTATACAATCCAAGTAAGCGGAGCGGCAACGGACATATTAGGAAGACCTTTGGCACCGTTCAGCTTCTCGGCGGTTAGTCAGTGA